TCAATAAAACTGACAAAGTCCTAATCGGGGCATAAGTAGCTAACTTTGATCGAAGAGAAGGTTCACTTTGTCAGTTTGGTTGTTGATTAAAAGTAATTTAAATTTATTTAGCAAATCTAAAGGATTGCAGTGGAAATCCTTTTTTTAGACCTGACAGGTTTTAGAAACCTGTCAGGTCTAAAAAAAGATTGTAGCGGAAAGCGGGACAAGTCGTGTGGTGCACAAGGAAGTGGTGCTCCTACAAAATATTATGCCTTCAATTGTGCATACGTGAGGAGGATAATGGCTAATAAGGACAATAAAACACCCAAATAGTTCTTCTTGGAAAGTTTTTCTTTAAAAACCAATACGCCAATGAGACTGCCCAACACGATGACGCCCATATTCATACCTGCAAAAACAGTAGATGGATTTTCGGAAAAAGCTTGGTGCGCCTTGAGGTAAAAATAGATGTTTCCAAAATTGAAAACGCCTACTGCTATTCCCCAAAGGGCATTGATACCCGAGATTTTTTGGCGTTGGATAAAAATTTCGTAGCCCACTACTCCACTCATAATCACCAAAGCCAGCGCAAAAATGACCAAAAGTGAGGTGGTAAAAGGCAGTTGGGTTTGCAAGGCGATTTGTTTGAACAAAATATCGATGACTCCAAAACCCAGCAACACCATAGCAGGATAGCCCCAATTGGAATTGCTATTGGCGGTAGGCTTAGATAAAATAAGCAGCAAGGCTGGAAATCCTACCCCGAAAGCCAATACTTTGAGTGTGCTGAATTGCTCCCCAAAAAGCAACCAAGAAGCAAGTAGCGGAATAAACAACGATAGGCGCTGAGCTGCATCGGTTTTGACAATACCTATATGCTGAATGGATTGTGAAAGCAATAAAAAAACACTCGGCAACAAGAGTCCGAGAGCGAGATACAAAGGCCAAGGCGCTTGCTCAACTAGCGTACTAAATTCAGGCGGAAAACAAAAGTAACACAGCAACAAGGCAATCGCATAATTGGTCGCAATGATGGCTTTACTGTTAAACGCTGGGTGGTTTCTGAACCACTTGAAAAGTACGCCCACGGTAACACTACAAACGATACTTAGAATTAAAAAGAACATAAGGATGAGTTTATTGCCCAAAAATACAAATTCTGAGGGGGTTTTCTTTCTGCAAAGAAGGGCATAGTTTGCGCTTTACTTCCTTAAATGGGTTTTGTTTTTTATATTTGATTAAAAATGAACGACTTGTAACCGCATAAAACCTTCATTTATGACTAAAAAATGGTTGTCCTTGGGTAAAAAAATTGGTAAATTTTTCCTAATCATCGTGTTGGTTTTGATGAGTATATACGGCATTTTGGGCTGGTATGTGGGCACGCATCACGACAAACTGTTACAAGAATTTAGAGAAATTGCCAATAAAAATTGTAAAGGCGAGGTGAAAATTGGCGACCTAGAAGTGCTCTTTTTTCGTGGATTTCCCAACGTGACCATTGCCATAAAAAAAGTCAGCATAAAAGACAGTTTATGGGCACAACATAAAAAAACATTGCTAAAGGCGCCTTCGATTTATGCCTATATTCAACCTTGGGCCATTTTTGTAAAGAAAATAAAACTTGACCATCTGTCCATCAATGATGCCGAAATTCAGTTGTTTGTAGACGCCAACGGCTATAGCAACACAGCTGTTTTTTCAAGTGCTCCAAAAACCGATACAACAAGTTCAAGTTCTTTGTCATTGGATTTGAATCATTTAAAATTCAATAATGTTTCCTTTGTTTCTGACA
This genomic interval from Flavobacterium sp. 9R contains the following:
- a CDS encoding EamA family transporter, with protein sequence MFFLILSIVCSVTVGVLFKWFRNHPAFNSKAIIATNYAIALLLCYFCFPPEFSTLVEQAPWPLYLALGLLLPSVFLLLSQSIQHIGIVKTDAAQRLSLFIPLLASWLLFGEQFSTLKVLAFGVGFPALLLILSKPTANSNSNWGYPAMVLLGFGVIDILFKQIALQTQLPFTTSLLVIFALALVIMSGVVGYEIFIQRQKISGINALWGIAVGVFNFGNIYFYLKAHQAFSENPSTVFAGMNMGVIVLGSLIGVLVFKEKLSKKNYLGVLLSLLAIILLTYAQLKA